One genomic region from Nostoc sphaeroides encodes:
- a CDS encoding ATP-dependent Clp protease ATP-binding subunit: MFERFTEKAIKVIMLAQEEARRLGHNFVGTEQILLGLIGEGTGVAAKVLKSMGVNLKDARIEVEKIIGRGSGFVAVEIPFTPRAKRVLELSLEEARQLGHNYIGTEHLLLGLIREGEGVAARVLENLGVDLSKVRTQVIRMLGETAEVSPGGSSGRTKTPTLDEFGSNLTQMAIDNKLDPVVGRAKEIERVIQILGRRTKNNPVLIGEPGVGKTAIAEGLASRIATKDVPDILEDKRVVTLDIGLLVAGTKYRGEFEERLKKIMDEIRSAGNVILVIDEVHTLIGAGAAEGAIDAANILKPALARGELQCIGATTLDEYRKHIERDAALERRFQPVMVGEPTVDETIEILYGLRERYEQHHKLKISDEALVAAAKLSDRYISDRFLPDKAIDLVDEAGSRVRLINSQLPPAAKELDKELRQILKEKDDAVRSQDFDKAGELRDREMEIKAEIRAIAQSKTNATGTEGEEPVVTEEDIAHIVASWTGVPVNKLTESESEKLLHMEDTLHQRLIGQDEAVKAVSRAIRRARVGLKNPNRPIASFVFSGPTGVGKTELAKSLAAYFFGSEEAMIRLDMSEYMERHTVSKLIGSPPGYVGYNEGGQLTEAVRRRPYTVVLFDEIEKAHPDVFNMLLQILEDGRLTDAKGRTVDFKNTLLILTSNIGSKVIEKGGSGIGFEFSEDASESTYNRIRSLVNEELKQYFRPEFLNRLDEIIVFRQLNKPEVTQIAEIMLKEVFGRLTEKGITLEVTDRFKDRLIQEGYSPSYGARPLRRAIMRLLEDSLAEEILSGRIKDGDTALVDVDENGIVQVSSQQRRELLPQGVE; this comes from the coding sequence TAGGACGGGGATCAGGCTTTGTTGCCGTGGAAATTCCGTTTACGCCACGGGCAAAGCGAGTTTTAGAACTCTCCCTAGAAGAAGCACGCCAACTGGGGCATAACTACATTGGCACCGAGCATCTGCTGTTGGGCCTAATCCGCGAAGGGGAAGGCGTCGCAGCCAGGGTGCTAGAAAACCTCGGCGTGGATCTATCTAAGGTAAGAACCCAAGTTATTCGCATGTTGGGAGAAACTGCCGAAGTTTCACCAGGCGGTTCATCCGGGCGCACAAAAACCCCGACTCTGGATGAATTTGGTTCAAACCTGACCCAGATGGCAATAGATAATAAGCTCGATCCAGTGGTGGGACGCGCTAAAGAAATTGAGCGAGTGATCCAGATATTGGGTCGCCGAACTAAAAATAACCCAGTGCTGATTGGGGAACCAGGGGTTGGCAAAACGGCGATCGCTGAAGGTTTAGCTTCACGCATTGCCACCAAAGATGTCCCTGACATCCTGGAAGATAAACGCGTCGTCACGCTGGATATTGGTTTGCTCGTAGCAGGAACCAAGTACCGGGGTGAATTTGAAGAACGCTTGAAAAAAATCATGGATGAAATCCGCTCGGCGGGTAATGTCATTCTCGTGATTGATGAGGTACACACCTTAATTGGTGCAGGGGCGGCAGAAGGTGCTATTGACGCAGCGAATATCCTCAAGCCAGCTTTGGCCAGAGGTGAGTTGCAGTGTATCGGTGCTACAACCCTAGATGAATACCGGAAGCACATCGAGCGAGATGCAGCGCTAGAGCGGCGTTTCCAGCCAGTAATGGTTGGTGAACCTACAGTTGATGAAACAATTGAAATTTTATATGGTCTGCGCGAACGCTACGAGCAACACCATAAACTAAAAATCTCCGACGAAGCATTGGTAGCGGCGGCGAAATTATCAGATCGTTACATTAGCGATCGCTTCCTCCCAGATAAAGCCATCGACTTAGTTGATGAAGCTGGTTCTAGAGTGCGCTTAATTAACTCCCAACTGCCACCCGCAGCCAAAGAGTTAGACAAAGAACTGCGTCAGATATTAAAAGAGAAAGATGACGCGGTGCGCTCTCAAGACTTTGACAAAGCTGGAGAATTGCGCGATCGCGAAATGGAAATCAAAGCCGAAATCCGGGCGATCGCTCAAAGCAAGACCAATGCAACTGGCACAGAAGGTGAAGAACCTGTAGTTACAGAAGAAGACATTGCTCACATTGTCGCTTCCTGGACTGGAGTACCGGTGAACAAACTCACCGAATCTGAATCTGAAAAGCTGCTGCACATGGAAGACACCTTGCACCAGCGTTTAATTGGTCAAGATGAAGCTGTGAAAGCAGTTTCACGGGCAATTCGCCGCGCTCGTGTCGGTTTGAAAAATCCCAATCGACCCATAGCTAGCTTTGTCTTCTCTGGGCCTACTGGTGTAGGTAAAACCGAGTTGGCGAAATCCTTAGCTGCTTACTTCTTCGGTTCCGAAGAAGCGATGATCCGCTTAGATATGTCCGAATACATGGAGCGTCACACCGTCAGCAAGCTGATTGGTTCCCCTCCAGGTTATGTTGGCTATAACGAAGGTGGTCAGCTGACCGAAGCCGTGCGGCGGCGTCCTTACACCGTGGTGTTGTTCGACGAAATCGAAAAAGCCCACCCCGATGTTTTCAACATGCTGCTGCAAATTTTGGAAGACGGTCGGTTAACTGATGCTAAAGGTCGCACGGTGGACTTCAAGAACACCTTGCTGATTTTAACTTCCAATATTGGTTCTAAGGTAATTGAAAAAGGCGGTAGCGGTATCGGCTTTGAATTCTCCGAAGATGCCAGCGAGTCAACTTACAACCGGATTCGCTCTTTGGTCAACGAAGAACTCAAACAGTACTTCCGTCCAGAGTTCCTCAACCGACTCGATGAAATTATCGTCTTCCGTCAGTTGAACAAGCCGGAAGTGACCCAAATCGCCGAAATTATGCTCAAGGAAGTATTTGGTCGTCTGACGGAAAAGGGTATCACCTTAGAAGTCACAGACCGCTTCAAGGATCGTTTGATCCAAGAAGGTTACAGTCCCAGCTACGGCGCAAGGCCATTACGTCGGGCAATTATGCGCCTGTTAGAAGATAGCCTAGCAGAAGAAATTCTGTCTGGTCGGATTAAAGATGGCGATACAGCCCTTGTTGATGTGGATGAAAATGGCATTGTCCAAGTTAGTTCTCAACAGCGTCGGGAATTGTTACCCCAAGGTGTTGAGTAA
- a CDS encoding peptidoglycan-binding domain-containing protein: protein MNRFHLGFTDQEIVDKLKLQLMEKWQNKKIERFLSTSKNPQTNEYLILVETDSKEVENLLQNSGGRFLTNEEYEALTAYSKGDTGTDIHNIQQKLLDKNFYPYLPSGIFDEDTELAVKDFQRTNRLPVTGIVNEETMKKLRE from the coding sequence ATGAATAGATTCCATCTTGGATTTACAGACCAAGAAATTGTGGATAAATTGAAACTACAACTAATGGAGAAGTGGCAAAATAAAAAAATAGAAAGATTTTTATCAACATCGAAAAATCCGCAGACGAATGAATATCTCATTTTAGTTGAAACAGATTCAAAGGAAGTAGAAAACTTACTTCAAAATTCTGGTGGAAGATTTTTAACAAACGAGGAATATGAAGCTTTAACAGCTTACTCAAAAGGTGATACTGGAACTGATATTCACAATATCCAACAGAAGTTGCTGGACAAGAATTTTTATCCCTATCTACCTAGTGGAATTTTTGATGAAGATACAGAACTGGCAGTGAAAGATTTTCAGCGAACAAATAGACTTCCAGTAACCGGTATTGTGAATGAAGAAACTATGAAAAAATTAAGGGAGTAA
- a CDS encoding DUF6972 family protein — MFFDEPIGYRISPDGSRILLYYGEIKINADDQYHVIHRTRPSEE; from the coding sequence ATGTTTTTTGATGAACCAATAGGTTATAGAATCAGTCCAGATGGTAGCCGTATTCTACTTTACTATGGGGAGATAAAAATTAATGCAGACGACCAATACCACGTTATCCACCGCACAAGACCAAGTGAAGAATAA
- a CDS encoding type II toxin-antitoxin system ParD family antitoxin, producing the protein MQKNTSVTLGEHFEAFIANQVESGRFASASEAIRAGLRLLEEREIKLAALQRALTDGENSGFAEYSLSGLLAELDRE; encoded by the coding sequence ATGCAAAAAAATACAAGTGTTACCTTGGGTGAGCATTTTGAAGCGTTTATCGCCAATCAAGTTGAAAGCGGTCGTTTTGCCAGCGCCAGTGAAGCGATTCGAGCAGGACTGCGCCTTTTAGAAGAGCGAGAAATAAAACTTGCCGCTTTGCAACGAGCATTGACAGACGGGGAAAATAGCGGATTTGCTGAGTATTCTCTCTCAGGATTGCTTGCAGAACTTGACCGTGAATAG
- a CDS encoding type II toxin-antitoxin system RelE/ParE family toxin, whose amino-acid sequence MSAFRLTELATQDLLSIGRYTQKTWGTEQRNRYLAILDDCFHVLAREPHRGRTCDDIRSGYRKYHIGRHLIFYQETNETIDIIRILHDRMDVESYFNED is encoded by the coding sequence ATGTCAGCATTTCGCCTTACTGAATTAGCCACTCAAGACTTGCTATCAATCGGTCGCTACACCCAAAAAACATGGGGAACTGAGCAGAGAAACCGTTATCTTGCTATCTTGGACGATTGCTTTCATGTCTTGGCACGAGAGCCACACAGAGGACGTACTTGTGATGATATTCGCTCAGGATATCGCAAGTACCACATCGGACGACATTTGATCTTTTATCAGGAAACTAATGAAACTATCGATATTATTCGTATTTTGCATGATCGTATGGATGTGGAGTCTTATTTCAACGAAGACTAA
- a CDS encoding clan AA aspartic protease: MISGIVKNGRATVNIIFRLTNKPDFTIEFVIDTGFAEFLSLPPAAVTLLGFPFVYEMYANLADNSNVILAVHQGNIIWNGEEREVNVLATGKRPLLGTALLDGYELVIQFIEGGLVTIDEL; this comes from the coding sequence GTGATTTCTGGTATTGTCAAGAACGGACGCGCAACAGTTAATATCATATTTCGACTTACAAATAAACCAGATTTTACTATTGAATTTGTTATCGATACAGGTTTTGCAGAGTTTCTTTCTCTGCCTCCAGCAGCAGTTACTCTACTGGGTTTCCCTTTCGTGTATGAAATGTATGCAAATTTAGCTGACAATAGTAATGTAATCTTGGCAGTACATCAAGGTAACATTATTTGGAATGGAGAAGAACGGGAAGTGAATGTACTTGCGACAGGAAAGCGACCTTTACTAGGAACTGCTTTACTTGATGGGTATGAACTTGTCATACAGTTTATCGAGGGCGGTTTAGTAACAATTGATGAATTGTAG
- a CDS encoding Bpu10I family restriction endonuclease, with protein MPKSDRNPLVHGSNLEQKENHRTKYRDVDSKKYLIEIRTEYDNWRSANLELVGPTSTPTAQDDAIIATRVELLSKYKDFLDQQHYAEKFDSRSNLHSSVLEEFLYYLFKDLVRDFGENALIGKSHTFKDIFFVPPKYSEMLKRPYARIEKKDHDFVIGATIQVSFEAATPPEKDENPGEILPLLKEEPENYSEVTVTGNTETHIFDIPVVAIECKTYLDKTMLEGSSRAAEDLKARNPNSLYVVLMEWIKLTSDVNLRKYKVDQIYVLRQQKNTDREFRYEEKYVKNSINPVVVQHLFHKVRKHLKMDWTGGIKHGIERGWLIDE; from the coding sequence ATGCCCAAAAGCGATAGGAACCCTTTAGTTCACGGCTCTAATCTTGAACAAAAGGAGAATCACCGCACAAAATACAGAGATGTTGATAGTAAAAAATATCTCATTGAAATTAGAACTGAGTATGATAATTGGCGTTCTGCTAATCTCGAATTAGTTGGCCCGACATCAACACCTACTGCTCAAGATGACGCAATTATTGCTACTAGGGTAGAACTTCTATCAAAATATAAGGATTTTTTAGACCAGCAGCATTATGCTGAAAAGTTTGATTCTCGATCGAACCTTCACTCTAGCGTGTTGGAGGAATTTCTCTATTATCTGTTTAAAGATTTAGTCAGAGACTTTGGAGAAAATGCTCTCATAGGCAAATCACATACCTTCAAAGATATTTTCTTTGTGCCGCCAAAATACTCTGAGATGCTTAAGCGACCGTATGCACGTATTGAAAAGAAAGATCATGACTTTGTAATTGGAGCGACTATTCAAGTATCATTTGAAGCAGCAACCCCACCAGAGAAAGATGAAAATCCTGGTGAAATACTGCCACTTCTTAAAGAGGAACCGGAAAACTACTCTGAAGTTACAGTTACAGGAAATACCGAAACGCACATTTTCGATATTCCAGTTGTTGCTATTGAATGTAAGACATATCTAGATAAAACTATGCTCGAAGGTTCATCACGAGCGGCAGAGGACTTAAAGGCAAGAAATCCAAATAGTTTATATGTTGTACTTATGGAGTGGATCAAGTTGACCAGTGATGTCAATCTTCGGAAGTACAAGGTTGACCAAATTTACGTACTACGTCAGCAGAAAAACACTGACAGAGAATTTAGGTATGAAGAAAAATATGTTAAAAATTCAATTAATCCAGTTGTAGTTCAACATCTATTTCATAAAGTGCGGAAGCATCTGAAAATGGACTGGACTGGCGGAATTAAACACGGTATAGAGCGTGGGTGGCTAATTGACGAGTAG
- a CDS encoding DNA cytosine methyltransferase — translation MLTAQPITIDLFAGAGGFGLGFEMAGFSVPLSVEIDTWACDTLRHNRPNMTVIQQDIRDLNTASSVKDICHFKPDIVIGGPPCQGFSIAGPAQKDPKDPRNSLFINFAEWICFLEPKAFVMENVKGLLSRKNIEGRKVTDIITETFENLGYFVEVWSLNAAEYGVPQIRERIFIVGNKTGKELGIPPKTHSLDLLHINGSQLSIFACMGLLPAISLWDAISDLPQLNAREGEEEQPYISEPLNNYQSWIRNASQTLYNHVAMDHSQRLVERFKHIKWGESSSNAPKEHGARRRSGNGELSEISYDQNNRRLNPYKPSHTIAASFYANFLHPFQHRNLTAREGARVQSFPDTYRFLGKKTVVSHKLLHREERFDEKFLCQYNQVGNAVPPILAKAIALHLQNKLQLCPKAIGTL, via the coding sequence ATGCTAACAGCACAACCTATCACTATTGATTTGTTTGCTGGGGCTGGCGGCTTTGGTCTAGGTTTCGAGATGGCAGGTTTCTCTGTTCCTTTATCCGTTGAGATTGATACCTGGGCTTGTGATACACTGCGCCATAACCGCCCTAATATGACAGTTATTCAACAGGACATCCGTGATTTAAACACTGCAAGTAGCGTTAAGGATATCTGTCACTTCAAGCCGGATATTGTTATTGGTGGGCCTCCATGTCAAGGCTTTAGTATTGCCGGGCCAGCACAAAAAGATCCTAAAGACCCTAGAAATAGTCTATTTATTAACTTTGCCGAGTGGATATGTTTTCTCGAACCTAAAGCTTTTGTAATGGAGAATGTTAAAGGTTTACTTTCGCGCAAAAATATTGAAGGTAGAAAGGTAACAGATATCATTACAGAAACTTTTGAAAATCTAGGATATTTTGTAGAAGTCTGGTCATTAAATGCTGCTGAATATGGTGTACCACAAATTAGGGAGCGTATTTTTATTGTTGGAAATAAAACAGGAAAAGAATTAGGTATTCCTCCCAAAACACATTCCTTAGATTTATTGCATATCAATGGCTCTCAATTATCAATATTTGCCTGTATGGGTTTACTTCCTGCCATAAGCTTGTGGGATGCTATATCAGATTTACCACAATTGAATGCACGGGAGGGTGAAGAGGAACAACCTTATATTTCAGAACCTCTCAATAACTATCAAAGCTGGATTAGAAATGCCAGTCAAACACTTTATAATCATGTTGCAATGGATCATTCCCAGAGGCTTGTAGAACGCTTCAAACATATTAAATGGGGTGAATCAAGTTCAAACGCACCAAAAGAACATGGGGCCAGACGGCGTAGTGGAAATGGTGAGTTATCTGAGATAAGTTATGACCAAAATAACCGACGTTTAAATCCATATAAACCATCACACACAATAGCAGCTTCGTTTTATGCCAATTTTCTTCATCCTTTCCAGCATCGCAATTTGACAGCCCGTGAAGGCGCACGTGTTCAATCTTTTCCTGACACTTATCGTTTTCTAGGAAAGAAGACTGTTGTATCTCACAAGTTATTACATCGAGAAGAGAGATTCGACGAGAAGTTTCTTTGCCAGTACAATCAGGTAGGTAATGCTGTACCACCTATTCTTGCTAAAGCGATCGCACTTCATCTTCAAAATAAATTACAGCTATGCCCAAAAGCGATAGGAACCCTTTAG
- a CDS encoding DUF6972 family protein — MFFNEPIGYRISPDVSHILLYYGEIKINADDQYHVIPRTRPSEE; from the coding sequence ATGTTTTTTAATGAACCTATAGGTTATAGAATCAGTCCAGATGTTAGCCATATTCTACTTTACTATGGGGAAATAAAAATCAATGCAGACGACCAATACCACGTCATCCCCCGCACAAGACCGAGTGAAGAATAA
- a CDS encoding DUF2079 domain-containing protein, with the protein MRKKLNQLGYLGWIIGVSALILFGCSSLRHELFQSTAFDLGIFDQAVYLISQGQPPITSFMGFHILGDHAAWIFYPLALLYKIYPSVYWLFVVQAAALALGALPAWHLAHQAGLKENQAIAIAFVYLLYPLVFNANLFDFHAEVIALPLLLAAVLAARLGQIGWFCLSILLVLGCKAVLSLTVAAMGVWLILFEKRRLYGAIAICAGIGWFIIATQVIIPFFSGAEAAAVGRYSYLGNSVLGIAKNIVFQPGLILGKVFSLDNLGYLVLLLAPVIWGLSLQGIKPLVGAIPCLALNILADYQPQKDLLHQYSIPAMPFLLLAIISSLAAGKGWIQNKRAIILWSLVAFLSLAKFTHFGGRYLESIDTWQATKQAIAQIQTKGSVYTTAEISPHLSNRKLITYTNADSSPADLNVFNYVLLNVRHPGFSSNQEFAANLVNQLKTNQEFQLKYQRDDVYLFVKVA; encoded by the coding sequence ATGAGGAAAAAACTTAATCAGCTTGGTTATCTGGGTTGGATAATTGGCGTGAGTGCCTTAATTTTGTTTGGGTGCAGCAGCTTACGACACGAATTATTTCAATCAACCGCTTTTGACTTAGGAATTTTTGACCAGGCGGTTTATTTAATTAGTCAAGGGCAACCGCCTATTACTTCTTTCATGGGTTTTCATATTCTCGGCGATCATGCTGCTTGGATATTCTATCCTTTGGCTTTACTCTATAAAATCTACCCTAGTGTTTACTGGTTATTTGTTGTGCAGGCAGCTGCCTTGGCATTAGGCGCTTTGCCGGCTTGGCATCTAGCCCACCAAGCTGGACTGAAGGAAAACCAAGCAATAGCGATCGCATTTGTATATCTCCTGTATCCATTGGTCTTTAACGCCAATTTATTTGATTTTCACGCAGAAGTGATAGCTTTACCACTACTCTTGGCGGCGGTTTTAGCAGCACGGTTAGGTCAGATAGGGTGGTTTTGTTTAAGTATTTTACTAGTGTTGGGATGCAAGGCGGTATTGTCCCTCACCGTTGCAGCAATGGGAGTTTGGTTAATTTTGTTTGAAAAGCGGCGTTTATATGGCGCGATCGCTATTTGTGCTGGTATTGGCTGGTTTATTATTGCTACTCAGGTAATTATTCCTTTTTTCAGTGGTGCAGAAGCAGCAGCAGTGGGACGTTACAGCTATTTAGGTAATTCAGTTCTAGGCATTGCAAAAAATATAGTATTTCAGCCAGGACTAATCTTGGGAAAAGTTTTTTCACTGGATAACCTGGGATATTTGGTTCTGCTGCTAGCACCTGTGATTTGGGGACTTTCCCTACAAGGAATAAAACCTTTGGTAGGAGCTATTCCTTGTTTGGCGCTCAACATTTTAGCTGATTACCAACCTCAAAAAGACTTGCTACATCAGTACTCTATTCCAGCGATGCCCTTCCTGTTGTTGGCTATAATTTCTAGTCTCGCCGCAGGTAAAGGATGGATACAAAATAAACGAGCGATTATTTTATGGTCATTGGTGGCGTTTTTAAGTCTGGCAAAATTTACCCATTTTGGAGGTAGATACTTAGAATCTATAGATACTTGGCAAGCTACAAAACAAGCGATCGCTCAGATTCAAACTAAAGGAAGTGTTTACACCACAGCAGAAATTTCTCCGCATTTAAGCAATCGAAAATTGATCACCTATACAAATGCCGATTCTTCACCTGCTGATTTAAATGTTTTTAATTATGTATTGCTGAATGTCCGTCATCCCGGCTTTTCAAGTAATCAGGAGTTTGCTGCTAACTTGGTCAATCAACTGAAAACTAATCAAGAATTTCAGTTGAAATATCAGCGTGATGATGTGTATTTATTTGTCAAAGTCGCTTGA
- a CDS encoding ArnT family glycosyltransferase — MYRTNIVKLFTKRTVIFREKEWLFSLLVISLVLWLIFLGNSTLRDWDEGTYALVAREIYRTGNWLYPTIQGEPFLLKPPLMQWLIAWCYHLGGVQELTTRLPGAVLTALGVPLLYLMGRLAFNESLPALFAALIYLTMLPVVRHGRLAMLDGMTISFFLLLLFCLLKARQNRKYALGVGFCLGLIILTKGMIVLLLGAIAILFLLADRQLALLKSPYLWVGILLGNAPAIAWYTAQWQHYGSTFLEVHFQAQAFDRLLQPVEGNSGPVWYYLLEILKYGFPWLLFLPGGLYLAWKKRHNTWGYLVLLGTIIYLGTISLMRTKLPWYVMPVYPFLALAIGANLSEVWQNRHFRVRSWTIFLAIISIAGLGGCVYFFLKKEPILIVMSIVLVISMGIAAWLVKQRDRNFIPVLFTGMYLVLTLLVSSQSWIWELNEAFPVKPVAELIRANVSPGTTVYTSFSYNRPSLDFYSDRKVTAATVPILQKMLSNKSYLLLDNEALQKINLTGSKIIGTANGFTLITKN; from the coding sequence ATGTATCGCACAAATATTGTAAAGCTATTCACAAAAAGAACAGTCATATTCAGAGAAAAAGAATGGTTATTTAGCTTACTAGTAATATCTCTAGTTCTATGGCTGATATTTTTAGGAAACTCCACTTTACGAGATTGGGATGAAGGTACTTACGCTCTAGTTGCTAGAGAAATTTACCGGACTGGTAACTGGCTTTATCCCACTATTCAGGGAGAACCATTTTTATTAAAACCGCCTTTGATGCAATGGTTAATTGCTTGGTGCTACCACTTAGGAGGAGTGCAAGAGTTAACGACACGCTTACCTGGTGCGGTTTTAACTGCTTTGGGAGTGCCCTTACTTTACTTGATGGGGCGTTTGGCTTTTAACGAAAGTTTACCGGCTCTATTTGCTGCTTTAATTTACTTGACAATGTTGCCTGTGGTGCGTCATGGACGGCTAGCAATGTTAGATGGAATGACTATTTCTTTTTTCTTGCTGTTGTTGTTTTGTCTTTTGAAGGCACGTCAAAACCGAAAATATGCTCTAGGCGTGGGATTTTGTCTGGGGTTAATTATTCTAACTAAGGGAATGATAGTTTTGCTGTTGGGCGCGATCGCAATTTTATTCTTACTTGCAGATCGACAATTGGCTTTATTGAAAAGTCCCTATCTATGGGTAGGAATTTTATTAGGAAATGCTCCTGCGATCGCTTGGTACACTGCTCAATGGCAACATTATGGTAGTACTTTTTTAGAAGTGCATTTTCAAGCACAAGCTTTTGACCGCCTTTTACAACCTGTTGAAGGTAATAGCGGGCCTGTTTGGTACTATTTATTAGAAATACTCAAATATGGTTTTCCCTGGCTGTTATTTTTGCCTGGAGGACTTTATCTAGCTTGGAAAAAACGTCATAATACTTGGGGTTATCTAGTTCTTTTGGGTACAATTATTTACTTAGGAACTATTTCTCTGATGAGAACTAAACTCCCGTGGTATGTTATGCCTGTATATCCATTTTTAGCTTTGGCAATTGGTGCTAATTTGAGCGAAGTTTGGCAGAATCGTCATTTTAGAGTGCGAAGTTGGACAATATTTCTGGCTATTATTTCTATTGCGGGTTTAGGAGGTTGTGTTTACTTTTTTCTTAAAAAAGAGCCGATTTTGATAGTCATGAGCATTGTTTTGGTAATAAGCATGGGTATCGCAGCATGGCTAGTTAAACAGCGCGATCGCAACTTTATTCCAGTGTTATTTACAGGAATGTATTTAGTTTTAACCCTATTGGTAAGTTCGCAATCTTGGATTTGGGAATTAAATGAAGCTTTCCCAGTTAAACCAGTAGCGGAATTAATTCGGGCAAATGTTTCACCAGGAACAACAGTTTATACCTCATTTTCTTATAACCGTCCTAGTTTAGATTTTTATAGCGATCGCAAGGTAACTGCTGCAACTGTGCCAATTTTACAAAAAATGTTATCTAATAAATCTTATTTGCTGTTAGACAATGAGGCTTTACAGAAAATCAATTTAACTGGTAGTAAAATTATAGGCACAGCTAACGGATTTACACTGATTACCAAAAATTAA
- a CDS encoding mannosyltransferase family protein, which produces MNIKKIFLANDLFFVIAMWLSSRLLTAIAMLLIAPLFPSSSTGVAATFGWDVFHAWDSVWYEKIVTSGYDFSSDVKQIHTVAFFPLFPLLSRIIMFIGLPFKVAGILVNNSAFLAALLILYFWVQELYDTSTARWATATLAWCPYSLYGTVIYTEGLFLLCTTSALRAFNKKQYIWAAFWGALSTATRLPGVALIPAFLFVSWKERRGIKAYIATLTVGLGISLYSLYCQIKFGDALAFIHAQKAWRGDATGFAWEGWWKMLMQITVGFTNWKSGYIKDPLYPLLFLIIIGSGCLLWRFRLHLGMSKFRYGLYFLWLLLWSLTGDELFKIALVFGGIYLLWLSRDKIPIVTVVYGFSSFALILNTGITASAERYAYGIVSLSIAFGLLLARYPRWGYPIMYFFGILMFTFSIRFARDLWVA; this is translated from the coding sequence ATGAATATAAAGAAAATTTTTTTGGCTAATGACTTATTTTTTGTCATAGCAATGTGGCTTTCTAGTAGACTTTTAACAGCCATCGCTATGTTACTGATTGCCCCATTATTTCCAAGTTCATCAACTGGCGTTGCTGCCACGTTCGGTTGGGATGTTTTTCATGCTTGGGATAGTGTTTGGTATGAGAAAATTGTGACTTCTGGTTATGATTTCTCTAGTGATGTAAAGCAAATTCACACAGTTGCATTTTTTCCTTTATTTCCATTGTTAAGCCGGATAATTATGTTCATTGGCTTGCCTTTTAAAGTGGCAGGTATATTAGTTAATAATTCAGCTTTTTTAGCTGCCTTACTCATACTTTATTTTTGGGTGCAGGAGCTTTACGACACAAGCACAGCACGATGGGCGACAGCTACTTTAGCATGGTGTCCCTATTCTCTTTATGGAACTGTAATTTACACTGAAGGTCTGTTTTTGTTGTGTACTACATCTGCCTTACGAGCTTTTAATAAAAAGCAATATATTTGGGCAGCATTCTGGGGAGCATTATCTACAGCAACCCGACTCCCTGGAGTTGCTCTTATCCCCGCTTTTCTGTTTGTTTCTTGGAAAGAACGTAGAGGTATAAAAGCTTATATTGCCACTTTAACTGTTGGTTTGGGTATATCTCTGTACAGCCTTTATTGTCAAATTAAATTTGGCGACGCTTTGGCTTTCATCCATGCACAAAAAGCATGGCGTGGTGATGCAACAGGGTTTGCTTGGGAGGGTTGGTGGAAAATGCTGATGCAAATTACGGTAGGTTTCACTAATTGGAAATCTGGTTATATTAAAGACCCTTTATATCCATTATTATTTTTAATAATTATTGGTAGCGGCTGTTTGTTATGGCGCTTTCGTTTACATCTGGGGATGAGTAAATTCCGCTATGGATTATATTTTTTATGGCTATTGTTGTGGTCATTGACAGGAGATGAATTATTTAAAATTGCACTAGTTTTTGGCGGTATCTATTTATTATGGTTATCACGAGATAAAATTCCCATTGTTACTGTTGTCTATGGGTTTTCTTCCTTCGCTTTAATTTTAAACACAGGGATTACAGCCTCGGCTGAACGCTACGCTTACGGTATTGTATCGCTGTCAATAGCATTCGGGTTATTACTTGCCCGTTATCCTCGCTGGGGATACCCAATTATGTACTTTTTTGGAATACTAATGTTCACATTTTCTATTCGATTTGCCCGCGATCTTTGGGTAGCTTAG